Below is a genomic region from Echinicola rosea.
TGAGGAATTTAAGGCTAAATGCCAATGCCAGAATTACCAAAATCAGGGCCACTGCAGTAATGATATAATCCACCTGTCCCTGGGGACCAACACCATGCGTGATATTTTCAAGCATTATGGGCTGCTGCTTCCGGCACACTTCACAGGCCATGGAAGTCAATGGCATGAATATCCACACCACAGGGAATAATCTAAATACTTTTTTCATCATGATCCTATTTTTGTGTTTTGTTAACCATTTCTCTAATCTGTCTTACCAGATCTGTACTTACTTTGGGGGCATTATTTCCCCAACTACTTCTTTCGTGATTAACCAGTACAGCGATTTCCTCATCTGTCAACAAATCTGCAAACGGGGGCATTTGTCCATAATCAGGCCGTGCATCATAGCCCTGCAAAATAATCTGGATCATCACTTGGGGATCTTCATCGTTGACAATAGAGCTACCTGCCAAAGGTGGAAAAGCTCCTGCTACCCCCTCACCGTTCCCCTGATGACATGCTGCACAGTTATTGGCATAGACCATTGCCCCATCAGGAAGCAGTTCATCAGTTTCTCCCTTCCTTTGATCCTTCCCCACTGCAGGGATAAAGGTCGTTTCCAGCACCGGTATACTTGTCTGCTTAAGGGATTTCAGGTAAGCTACTAGATCCAGTACTTCCTGTGTGGCCACAACTTTTCCTGGACCGGCCTTAAAGCTCTTGGGTACTTCCAGTACAATCTGTCCCTCCCTTACATTGTCCACATGGTCGAACAGCCAAGGATAGGATGGCATGATTGATCCTTCCACGACTGATCTGGGATTGTACAGATGCAGCAGGTGCCATTGATCTCCAGGCTGCCTTTGTCCAACATTGGTGAGATCCGGACCTGTCCGTTCACTTCCGAGAAGGGACGGGGATTGTCTCCAGAAATCCATGCGCTTTTTTGAATAGTAATAGTCCGACGGCATTGAAGGTCTTTGTCCCCATATTTTATCCATTTCTATCCCCCGAACCTGTTGGGTATGACAAGCCACACATCCTTCACTTATAAAAAGGTGCATTCCTCTTAATTCTTCCGAAGTCATTGGCTGTTCCGCTGGTAGTGGAGCATTGTTTTCCTGCAATTGAAAAGCTGGAAAAACAGCAATAAACAAACTTAGCACAACAAATATCGTCAAAATTGTCACCAATAATAGTTGGTGGTTTTTATGAAAATCTAGCATATTCATCTTTTTTAACCTTAACTATTTTAGTATTCCTCTTTCTGCCGATTCGATACCCATTTACCATTTGGTAAAGGTTATAGCCAAATACCAAATGGGAAATGAACATTAATGAACCACCGACAGCCCTCCAAAGCCAGTAAGGGGCCATCAACCTTACCGAGTCAATGAACGGTTGTCCATCAACCCAACTCATTCCTTTTTCAGTCCCACCGATCATTAGAGAGAACATATAAATCACAAGACCTATGAAAGCGAACCAGAAATGCATTCCTACGGCCAGTTGGTTGGGCTCCTTTCGGGTAAGCTTTGGAAGAAGGGAATACATCCCTCCCCAAAGAAAAAAGCAGATGATTCCGTACATGGTCATATGGGAATGGGCCACATTAAAATCCGTAAAATGCCATATGTAATTAGTAAATCGAAATGCCTGAAAACTACCTTGGGTGGAACCAACAAAGTAAAAAATTACCCCTACCAACATAAAGGGAAGGACATAGGAATCTTCTATCGCCTTTCGGCTACCTTTCATGGTCATCATGAAATTGGTGGTACCCGCCAGTACAGGAATAAACATCCCTGCACTGAACACGATTGCAACGGTCTGTAACCACCAGGGCAATGGACTGAACACAAAGTGGTGGGTACCGAT
It encodes:
- a CDS encoding cbb3-type cytochrome c oxidase subunit II is translated as MLDFHKNHQLLLVTILTIFVVLSLFIAVFPAFQLQENNAPLPAEQPMTSEELRGMHLFISEGCVACHTQQVRGIEMDKIWGQRPSMPSDYYYSKKRMDFWRQSPSLLGSERTGPDLTNVGQRQPGDQWHLLHLYNPRSVVEGSIMPSYPWLFDHVDNVREGQIVLEVPKSFKAGPGKVVATQEVLDLVAYLKSLKQTSIPVLETTFIPAVGKDQRKGETDELLPDGAMVYANNCAACHQGNGEGVAGAFPPLAGSSIVNDEDPQVMIQIILQGYDARPDYGQMPPFADLLTDEEIAVLVNHERSSWGNNAPKVSTDLVRQIREMVNKTQK